Proteins from a single region of Fundidesulfovibrio magnetotacticus:
- a CDS encoding ABC transporter substrate-binding protein, with amino-acid sequence MKRILFLAAALAVLGLAAGSALAQQKVISITQIVEHPALDNARKGFMDEFKAMGVDVKFNVHIAQGNPATNVQIAQQMLDEKPDLVLAIATPGALVSAQKIKGIPVVFTAVSDPVGAGLVKSMQAPGGNLTGMTDMPPVEKQLELIKTLVPKAARLGIVYNAGEANSVSQVEAAKAAAAKLGLAVVEATVTNSGGVFQAAKSLVGKVDAVYVPLDNTVVSAFESLVKVCEENKLPLFSSDNESVAKGAVAALAVDYYAMGKQTARLARKVLDGAKPAEVPVESLTNLDVHLNLKAAKAQGVEVPADVVAKAVKKYE; translated from the coding sequence ATGAAACGCATACTCTTCCTGGCGGCGGCCCTGGCCGTCCTCGGCTTGGCGGCCGGCTCCGCCCTGGCCCAGCAGAAAGTGATCTCCATCACCCAGATCGTGGAACACCCCGCGCTGGACAACGCCCGCAAGGGCTTCATGGACGAGTTCAAGGCCATGGGCGTGGACGTGAAGTTCAACGTGCACATCGCCCAGGGCAACCCTGCCACCAACGTGCAGATCGCCCAGCAGATGCTGGACGAAAAGCCCGATCTGGTGCTGGCCATCGCCACCCCGGGCGCTCTGGTGAGCGCCCAGAAGATCAAGGGCATCCCCGTGGTGTTCACCGCCGTGTCCGACCCCGTGGGCGCGGGCCTGGTGAAGTCCATGCAGGCCCCCGGCGGCAACCTCACGGGCATGACCGACATGCCCCCCGTGGAGAAGCAGCTGGAGCTCATCAAGACGCTGGTCCCCAAGGCCGCGCGCCTGGGCATCGTGTACAATGCGGGCGAGGCCAACTCCGTGAGCCAGGTGGAGGCGGCCAAGGCTGCCGCCGCGAAGCTGGGCCTCGCCGTGGTGGAAGCCACGGTGACCAACTCCGGCGGCGTGTTCCAGGCCGCCAAGAGCCTCGTGGGCAAGGTGGACGCCGTCTACGTGCCCCTGGACAACACCGTGGTGAGCGCCTTCGAGTCGCTGGTGAAGGTCTGCGAGGAGAACAAGCTGCCCCTGTTCAGCTCGGACAACGAGTCCGTGGCCAAGGGTGCGGTGGCGGCCCTGGCCGTGGACTACTACGCCATGGGCAAACAGACGGCGCGCCTGGCCCGCAAGGTGCTGGACGGGGCCAAGCCCGCCGAGGTTCCCGTGGAATCGCTGACGAACCTGGACGTGCACCTGAACCTCAAGGCCGCCAAGGCGCAGGGCGTGGAAGTGCCCGCCGACGTGGTCGCCAAGGCCGTGAAGAAGTACGAGTAG
- a CDS encoding magnesium transporter CorA family protein, translating into MLSVHGETAHDAPVQGPRWINLVDPSPEEMRRLLELEPLDEAFIGHALDQHECPRIEVDHESTMVVVRAPYLETRHGDRRHSTVPIGVILTPTGLTTICKVHDQAIQERLRSGLPPGGQMRAERRLCHIVKEVSLLFMLYLKEISAEIQELEHDLADTRTNEDLKQLLTLQKSVTYFHSALKTNDFIIDRILRKGLAVGNAGRLNFTEDEEDVLDYALTETRQGIYMSKIFTEVLSSIANVTSSIISNSVNQIMKVLTSMTVIIMIPTFVTSLYGMNVELPFQHDALAFLIVAAMGGALTAGVIWVMKLRRIL; encoded by the coding sequence ATGCTGAGCGTCCACGGCGAGACCGCCCACGATGCGCCCGTCCAGGGGCCGCGCTGGATCAACCTGGTGGATCCGAGCCCCGAGGAGATGCGCCGGCTCCTGGAGCTGGAACCCCTGGACGAGGCCTTCATCGGCCATGCCCTGGACCAGCACGAGTGTCCGCGCATCGAGGTGGACCACGAGAGCACCATGGTGGTTGTGCGCGCCCCCTACCTGGAGACCCGCCACGGGGACCGCCGCCATTCCACCGTGCCCATCGGCGTGATCCTCACGCCCACGGGGCTCACCACCATCTGCAAGGTCCACGACCAGGCCATCCAGGAGCGCCTGCGCTCCGGACTGCCCCCGGGCGGGCAGATGCGCGCGGAGCGCCGCCTGTGCCACATCGTCAAGGAGGTCTCGCTCCTGTTCATGCTCTATCTCAAAGAGATCTCGGCCGAAATCCAGGAACTGGAGCACGACCTGGCCGACACCCGCACCAACGAGGACCTCAAGCAGCTCCTGACGCTCCAGAAATCCGTCACGTATTTTCATTCCGCGCTCAAAACCAACGACTTCATCATCGACCGCATCCTGCGCAAGGGGTTGGCGGTGGGCAACGCGGGCAGGCTCAACTTCACCGAGGACGAGGAGGACGTGCTGGACTATGCCCTCACCGAGACGCGCCAGGGCATCTATATGTCCAAGATTTTCACGGAGGTGCTTTCCTCCATCGCCAACGTCACGTCCTCCATCATTTCCAACAGCGTCAACCAGATCATGAAGGTGCTCACCTCCATGACCGTGATCATCATGATCCCCACCTTCGTCACCAGCCTCTACGGCATGAACGTGGAACTGCCCTTCCAGCACGACGCGCTGGCCTTCCTCATCGTGGCAGCCATGGGCGGCGCGCTCACGGCGGGGGTGATCTGGGTGATGAAGCTGCGCCGAATCCTGTAG
- a CDS encoding substrate-binding periplasmic protein — protein sequence MRSVLAVLAVLHLCCVQASALTIVSEAAPRMVVEENGVLWGLGVDIVRELQRRTGDASPIGVYPWARAYAMAQREPGVLILPITRLPEREALFEWLDPFLSLEWIFCAVEGKAPRLASLEDARRVGSIGTYPKDAREQYLSAQGFTNLEPATDQIANIRKLLAGRIDLLATTNISLPDVRELAGPEGRRILKVLSFKTVDVGLAFSKGTDPAVVRAWREAFAAMREDGTLQALRERWFPGVFKAH from the coding sequence ATGCGTTCCGTTCTTGCCGTGCTGGCCGTCCTGCACCTCTGCTGCGTCCAGGCGTCCGCGCTGACCATCGTTAGCGAGGCCGCGCCCCGCATGGTGGTGGAGGAGAACGGCGTGCTCTGGGGCCTGGGCGTGGACATCGTGCGCGAACTGCAACGGCGCACCGGCGACGCGTCCCCTATCGGCGTCTATCCCTGGGCCAGGGCCTACGCCATGGCCCAGCGCGAGCCTGGGGTGCTCATCCTGCCCATCACGCGCCTTCCGGAACGCGAAGCGCTCTTCGAATGGCTCGACCCCTTCCTGTCGCTGGAATGGATTTTCTGCGCCGTGGAAGGCAAGGCCCCGCGGCTGGCCTCGCTCGAAGACGCCCGGCGCGTGGGCAGCATCGGCACCTACCCCAAGGACGCCCGGGAACAGTACCTCAGCGCCCAGGGCTTCACCAACCTGGAACCGGCCACGGACCAGATCGCCAACATCCGCAAGCTCCTGGCCGGACGCATCGACCTCCTGGCCACCACCAACATCAGTCTCCCCGACGTGCGCGAACTGGCGGGGCCGGAGGGCAGACGCATCTTGAAGGTGCTCTCCTTCAAGACCGTGGACGTGGGCCTGGCCTTCTCCAAAGGCACCGACCCCGCCGTGGTGCGCGCCTGGCGCGAGGCCTTCGCGGCCATGCGCGAGGACGGAACCCTCCAGGCCCTGCGCGAACGCTGGTTCCCCGGCGTGTTCAAGGCCCACTGA
- a CDS encoding bifunctional nucleoside/nucleotide kinase/histidine phosphatase family protein gives MGSSANKLVVAMVGLPASGKSTVAAKLRQCLEAEGVTVGLFNNGDVRRSMCQGQDTSCASFYAPDNAEGAALRENFARVNMERAAAFLESGGEVAVLDATNVSEKRRRTILEKLGRWPVFFLECVNRDPELQAASIARKAQLPEFAHMDTKEAQDCFRERIRYYERIRAPLDGGVENFVVLNTLDNSIERERVQAVLPHYRLVRDLLVSDWVRNLYLARHGETFHNLENRIGGDSDLTAKGLVQAQSLAWHFRETPLPYVFTSTRKRTLQMAELLCRGREDCLVIPLPELDEIDAGVCENMTYAEIARDMPEVHEERTRDKYGYVYPRGEGYATLRERVERGVRKALYLSGNAENIMIVGHQAVNRTILSHFLYRRTEDVPHIYIPQDRYFHIVSTPSRKVFELVKFG, from the coding sequence ATGGGCAGCAGCGCCAACAAGCTCGTGGTGGCCATGGTGGGTCTGCCGGCCTCGGGGAAGTCCACCGTGGCGGCCAAGCTGCGCCAGTGCCTGGAGGCCGAGGGCGTCACGGTGGGGCTTTTCAACAACGGCGACGTGCGCCGCTCCATGTGCCAGGGGCAGGACACCTCCTGCGCGTCCTTCTACGCCCCGGACAACGCCGAGGGCGCGGCCCTGCGCGAGAACTTCGCCCGCGTGAACATGGAGCGCGCCGCCGCCTTCCTGGAGTCCGGCGGCGAGGTGGCCGTGCTGGACGCCACCAACGTCTCGGAGAAGCGCCGCCGGACCATCCTGGAAAAGCTGGGGCGCTGGCCCGTGTTCTTCCTGGAGTGCGTCAACCGCGACCCGGAGCTCCAGGCCGCCAGCATCGCCCGCAAGGCCCAGCTGCCCGAGTTCGCCCACATGGACACCAAGGAGGCCCAGGACTGCTTCCGCGAACGCATCCGCTACTACGAGCGCATCCGCGCCCCCCTGGACGGCGGCGTGGAGAACTTCGTGGTGCTCAACACCCTGGACAACTCCATCGAACGCGAGCGCGTCCAGGCCGTGCTGCCCCACTACCGCCTCGTGCGCGACCTCCTGGTCTCCGACTGGGTGCGAAACCTCTACCTGGCCCGCCACGGCGAAACCTTCCACAACCTGGAGAACCGCATCGGCGGCGACTCCGACCTCACGGCAAAGGGGCTCGTGCAGGCCCAGTCCCTGGCCTGGCACTTCCGGGAGACCCCCCTGCCCTACGTGTTCACCAGCACGCGCAAGCGCACCCTCCAGATGGCCGAACTGCTCTGCCGGGGCCGCGAGGACTGTCTGGTGATCCCCCTGCCCGAACTCGACGAGATCGACGCGGGCGTCTGCGAGAACATGACCTACGCCGAGATCGCCCGGGACATGCCCGAGGTGCACGAAGAGCGCACCCGCGACAAATACGGCTACGTCTACCCCCGGGGCGAGGGCTACGCCACCCTGCGGGAGCGCGTGGAGCGCGGCGTGCGCAAGGCCCTCTACCTCTCGGGCAACGCCGAGAACATCATGATCGTCGGCCACCAGGCCGTGAACCGGACCATCCTCTCCCACTTCCTCTACCGGCGCACGGAGGACGTGCCCCACATCTACATCCCGCAGGACCGCTACTTCCACATCGTGTCCACCCCCTCGCGCAAGGTGTTCGAGCTGGTCAAATTCGGATGA
- the epsC gene encoding serine O-acetyltransferase EpsC: MTHERHVLASLSPPKDVISGVVERLCAPSSYQAFACRKLTDSPMPSLETLSEIMDRLKSVLFPGYYGDSEVTPDTLAYHTGANLDVVFRKLADQIKRGFCFVCVGENKACTGCEEQAMEKATAFLRAVPDVREKLVLDVQAAYDGDPAAKSPGETIFCYPSVTALIHQRVAHELHRLGVDIIPRIITEMAHSATGIDIHPGASIGKRFFIDHGTGVVVGETCVIGDNVRLYQGVTLGAKSFPKDDFGNPVKGLARHPIVEDDVIIYSGATVLGRITVGKGAVIGANVWVTSDVPPGARVMKASPDEKG; this comes from the coding sequence GTGACGCACGAACGCCACGTGCTGGCCAGCCTGAGCCCGCCCAAGGACGTCATTTCCGGCGTGGTGGAGCGCCTGTGCGCCCCCTCGTCCTATCAGGCCTTCGCCTGCCGCAAGCTCACCGATTCGCCCATGCCCTCGCTGGAGACGCTCTCGGAGATCATGGACCGCCTCAAGTCCGTGCTCTTCCCCGGCTACTACGGCGACTCGGAAGTGACCCCCGACACCCTGGCCTACCACACCGGGGCCAACCTCGACGTGGTGTTCCGCAAGCTGGCCGACCAGATCAAGCGCGGCTTCTGCTTCGTGTGCGTGGGCGAGAACAAGGCCTGCACCGGCTGCGAGGAGCAGGCCATGGAGAAGGCCACCGCCTTCCTGCGCGCCGTGCCCGACGTGCGCGAGAAGCTCGTGCTGGACGTGCAGGCCGCCTACGACGGCGACCCGGCCGCCAAGAGCCCCGGCGAGACCATCTTCTGCTACCCCTCGGTGACGGCGCTCATCCACCAGCGCGTGGCCCACGAACTGCACAGGCTGGGCGTGGACATCATCCCGCGCATCATCACCGAGATGGCCCACTCGGCCACGGGCATCGACATCCACCCCGGCGCGAGCATCGGCAAGCGCTTCTTCATCGACCACGGCACCGGCGTGGTGGTGGGCGAGACCTGCGTGATCGGAGACAACGTGCGCCTCTACCAGGGCGTCACCCTGGGGGCCAAGAGCTTCCCCAAGGACGACTTCGGCAACCCCGTGAAGGGCCTGGCGCGCCACCCCATCGTGGAGGACGACGTGATCATCTATTCCGGGGCCACCGTGCTCGGGCGCATCACCGTCGGCAAGGGCGCGGTGATCGGGGCCAACGTGTGGGTCACCTCCGACGTGCCGCCCGGAGCCAGGGTGATGAAGGCCAGCCCCGACGAGAAGGGCTGA
- the cysK gene encoding cysteine synthase A: MNIARDMLELVGGTPLVRLNRIGAGLEASLVAKLESANPCFSVKDRIARNMILDAERRGLLDADTLVVEPTSGNTGIGLAFVCAVRGYRLVLTMPESMSLERRTLLKGFGAKLVLTDAKLGMKGAIEKAREIVASEPKAFMPMQFENPANPEAHVLTTAEELWADTDGALDIFVAGVGTGGTLTGVARALKPRKAGFKAVAVEPQASPVLSGGQPGPHMIQGIGAGFKPDVLDLSLVDEVLQVRNEEALAMARRLLREEGILCGISSGANCHAALELAKRPGNKGKTIVFIVCDTGERYLSTALFTAMEEAS, encoded by the coding sequence ATGAACATCGCCCGAGACATGCTGGAGCTGGTGGGGGGCACGCCCCTGGTGCGCCTGAACCGCATCGGGGCGGGGCTTGAGGCCTCGCTGGTGGCCAAGCTCGAATCGGCCAATCCCTGTTTTTCGGTGAAGGACCGCATCGCGCGCAACATGATCCTGGACGCCGAACGCCGGGGCCTGCTGGACGCCGACACCCTGGTGGTGGAGCCCACCAGCGGCAACACGGGCATCGGCCTGGCCTTCGTGTGCGCCGTGCGCGGCTACCGGCTGGTGCTCACCATGCCCGAGTCCATGAGCCTGGAGCGCCGCACGCTGCTCAAGGGCTTCGGGGCGAAACTGGTGCTCACCGACGCCAAACTCGGCATGAAGGGGGCCATCGAGAAGGCCCGGGAGATCGTGGCCAGCGAGCCCAAGGCCTTCATGCCCATGCAGTTCGAGAACCCGGCCAACCCCGAGGCCCACGTGCTCACCACGGCCGAGGAGCTCTGGGCCGACACGGACGGCGCGCTGGACATCTTCGTGGCCGGGGTGGGCACGGGGGGCACGCTCACGGGCGTGGCCCGCGCGCTCAAGCCGCGCAAGGCCGGTTTCAAGGCCGTGGCCGTGGAGCCCCAGGCCTCGCCCGTGCTCTCGGGCGGGCAGCCCGGACCGCACATGATCCAGGGCATCGGCGCGGGCTTCAAGCCAGACGTGCTGGACCTCTCCCTGGTGGACGAGGTGCTGCAGGTGCGCAACGAGGAGGCCCTGGCCATGGCCCGCAGGCTCCTGCGCGAGGAGGGCATCCTCTGCGGCATCTCCTCGGGGGCCAACTGCCACGCCGCCCTGGAGCTGGCCAAGCGACCTGGAAACAAGGGAAAAACCATCGTATTCATCGTCTGCGACACGGGCGAGCGCTACCTGAGCACCGCCCTGTTCACCGCCATGGAGGAAGCCTCGTGA
- a CDS encoding DUF1847 domain-containing protein, whose product MSGPGAVRAAAHAARRPAPPDREEYPVPDHAPEDQPASPLPACALCPHDWSARYCRDAKGKAPANCPSLRLRQKAGEALEATLSPEHLEFARQASLQEAEGYAGRQEGYAAVRPLKPRIVEIVEFARRMGYQTLGLAFCIGLRKEAEVVHRVFETNGFRVASVACKAGAAPKSALGLEACDQVDPNAARETMCNPVFQARALDASGSQFNVLLGLCVGHDSLLLKEAKAPCTVLAVKDRLLGHNPLAAVHQIDAYYRYLKHPLE is encoded by the coding sequence ATGAGCGGCCCCGGAGCGGTCCGCGCCGCCGCCCACGCCGCGAGACGACCCGCGCCTCCCGACCGCGAGGAGTACCCCGTGCCCGACCACGCCCCAGAAGACCAACCCGCCTCCCCCCTGCCTGCCTGCGCCCTGTGCCCCCATGACTGGTCCGCGCGCTACTGCCGCGACGCCAAAGGCAAGGCCCCGGCCAACTGCCCCTCGCTTCGCCTGCGCCAGAAGGCCGGGGAGGCCCTGGAGGCCACCCTCTCGCCCGAACACCTGGAGTTCGCCCGCCAAGCCTCGCTCCAGGAGGCGGAAGGTTACGCCGGACGCCAGGAGGGCTATGCGGCCGTGCGGCCCCTCAAGCCGCGCATCGTGGAGATCGTGGAATTCGCCCGGCGCATGGGCTATCAAACCCTGGGCCTGGCCTTCTGCATCGGCCTGCGCAAGGAGGCCGAGGTGGTGCACCGCGTCTTCGAGACCAACGGCTTCCGCGTCGCCTCGGTGGCCTGCAAGGCCGGGGCCGCGCCCAAAAGCGCCCTGGGCCTGGAAGCCTGCGACCAGGTGGACCCCAATGCAGCCCGCGAGACCATGTGCAACCCCGTGTTCCAGGCCCGCGCCCTGGACGCCTCGGGCAGCCAGTTCAACGTGCTCCTGGGCCTGTGCGTGGGGCACGACTCGCTCCTGCTCAAGGAGGCCAAGGCCCCCTGCACCGTGCTGGCCGTCAAGGACCGCCTCCTGGGCCACAACCCCCTGGCCGCCGTGCACCAGATCGACGCCTACTACCGCTACCTCAAGCACCCCCTGGAGTGA
- the nifS gene encoding cysteine desulfurase NifS, whose protein sequence is MAVIYLDNNATTRVDPAVLEEMLPFFSERYGNPSSMHAFGGSVGRELSQARERVAQALGCAPGEVVFNACGTEGDNTAIRSALASQPEKRHIITTRVEHPAVLNVVKHLERKGYEATYLGVDHEGMLDLDELRDSLRPDTALVSVMWANNETGAVFPIHEIARIAKERGALVHTDAVQVLGKIPIDLKTLPVDFLAVSGHKVHAPKGVGALFVRKGVQYRPFMLGGHQEHGRRAGTENTTGIIGLGKACEIAQANIAHENSAVKALRDRLEAGLLAAIPEARVNGSTASRLPNTTNISFQYVEGEAILLMMDAFGICASSGSACTSGSLEPSHVLRAMGVPFTYAHGSIRFSLSRFNTDAEVDTVLAELPKIIARLREISPFKRQEGEAPACTC, encoded by the coding sequence ATGGCCGTGATCTACCTGGACAACAACGCCACCACCCGCGTGGACCCCGCCGTGCTGGAGGAGATGCTTCCCTTCTTCTCCGAGCGCTACGGCAACCCCTCCAGCATGCACGCCTTCGGCGGCTCCGTGGGGCGCGAGCTCTCCCAGGCCCGCGAGCGCGTGGCCCAGGCCCTGGGCTGCGCGCCCGGCGAGGTGGTCTTCAACGCCTGCGGCACCGAGGGCGACAACACCGCCATCCGCTCCGCCCTGGCCTCCCAGCCCGAGAAGCGCCACATCATCACCACCCGCGTGGAACACCCCGCCGTGCTCAACGTGGTCAAGCACCTGGAGCGCAAGGGCTACGAGGCCACCTACCTGGGCGTGGACCACGAAGGCATGCTCGACCTGGACGAACTGCGAGACTCCCTGCGCCCCGACACCGCCCTGGTCTCCGTGATGTGGGCCAACAACGAGACCGGCGCGGTCTTCCCCATCCACGAGATCGCCCGCATCGCCAAGGAGCGCGGCGCGCTCGTGCACACCGACGCCGTGCAGGTGCTGGGCAAGATACCCATCGACCTGAAGACCCTGCCCGTGGACTTCCTGGCCGTCTCCGGCCACAAGGTGCACGCCCCCAAGGGCGTGGGAGCGCTCTTCGTGCGCAAGGGCGTCCAGTACCGCCCCTTCATGCTGGGCGGACACCAGGAGCACGGACGCCGCGCGGGCACCGAGAACACCACGGGCATCATCGGGCTGGGCAAGGCCTGCGAGATCGCCCAGGCCAACATCGCCCACGAGAACTCCGCCGTGAAGGCCCTGCGCGACCGACTGGAGGCGGGGCTCCTGGCCGCCATCCCGGAGGCGCGGGTCAACGGCTCCACGGCCTCGCGCCTGCCCAACACCACCAACATCTCCTTCCAGTACGTGGAGGGAGAGGCCATCCTGCTCATGATGGACGCCTTCGGCATCTGCGCCAGCTCCGGCTCGGCCTGCACCTCGGGCTCCCTGGAGCCCTCCCATGTGCTGCGGGCCATGGGCGTGCCCTTCACCTACGCCCACGGCTCCATCCGCTTCAGCCTCTCGCGCTTCAACACCGACGCGGAGGTGGACACCGTGTTGGCCGAACTGCCGAAGATCATCGCGCGCCTGCGCGAGATCTCGCCCTTCAAGCGCCAGGAGGGAGAGGCCCCGGCCTGCACCTGCTAG
- the nifU gene encoding Fe-S cluster assembly protein NifU produces MWEYTDKVREHFINPRNVGEIPDADCVGEVGSLACGDALKLFLKLDENERIVDAKFQTFGCASAIASSSALTEMIKGKTVDEALEVSNQDIAQFLGGLPKEKMHCSVMGKEALEAAVANLRGLPVAPHEEGEVVCECFGVTDQTIRRAIAENNLSTVEEITDFTKAGGGCGKCLDRLADILAEAKGQKKELKPLEIAPAKPAGLTNMQRMKLVSKTIEEEIAPSLQKDGGDIELVDVDGKTVLVKLRGACSSCKSSQVTLKQFVEKRLREAVEQDITVQEVR; encoded by the coding sequence ATGTGGGAATATACGGACAAGGTGCGCGAGCACTTCATCAATCCCCGGAACGTCGGTGAAATCCCCGACGCCGACTGCGTGGGCGAGGTGGGCTCGCTGGCCTGCGGCGACGCCCTCAAGCTCTTTCTCAAGCTCGACGAGAACGAGCGCATCGTGGACGCCAAGTTCCAGACCTTCGGCTGCGCCAGCGCCATCGCCTCCTCCTCGGCCCTCACGGAGATGATCAAGGGCAAGACCGTGGACGAGGCCCTGGAGGTCTCCAACCAGGACATCGCCCAGTTCCTGGGCGGCCTGCCCAAGGAGAAGATGCACTGCTCCGTCATGGGCAAGGAGGCCCTGGAGGCTGCCGTGGCCAACCTGCGCGGCCTGCCCGTAGCCCCCCACGAGGAGGGAGAGGTGGTCTGCGAATGCTTCGGCGTCACAGACCAGACCATCCGCCGCGCCATCGCGGAGAACAACCTCTCCACCGTGGAGGAGATCACCGATTTCACCAAGGCCGGCGGCGGCTGCGGCAAGTGCCTGGACAGGCTGGCCGACATCCTGGCCGAGGCCAAGGGCCAGAAGAAGGAATTGAAACCCCTGGAGATCGCCCCCGCCAAGCCCGCCGGGCTCACCAACATGCAGCGCATGAAGCTTGTGTCCAAGACCATCGAGGAGGAGATAGCCCCCAGCCTCCAGAAGGACGGCGGCGACATCGAACTGGTGGACGTGGACGGCAAGACCGTGCTCGTGAAACTGCGCGGCGCGTGCTCCTCCTGCAAGTCCAGCCAGGTTACCCTCAAGCAGTTCGTGGAAAAGCGGCTGCGAGAGGCCGTGGAGCAAGACATCACCGTGCAGGAGGTGCGCTGA
- the queF gene encoding preQ(1) synthase, with protein sequence MIIEKDDTSGLTHLGKAGTEYPDRVNPGLLETFPNRFPERDYLVTFVTEEFTSLCPMTGQPDFGTVTIAYVPGKRCVESKSLKLYLFSYRSEPSFMETLTNRILDDLVEALRPRRMTVTGNFRPRGGIGIVVEASHIG encoded by the coding sequence ATGATCATCGAGAAAGACGACACTTCCGGCCTCACCCACCTGGGCAAGGCGGGCACAGAATACCCCGACCGCGTGAACCCCGGGCTCCTGGAAACCTTCCCCAACCGCTTTCCCGAGCGCGACTACCTTGTCACCTTCGTCACCGAGGAGTTCACAAGCCTCTGCCCCATGACCGGCCAGCCGGACTTCGGCACCGTCACCATCGCCTACGTGCCGGGCAAGCGCTGCGTGGAGTCCAAGTCGCTCAAGCTCTACCTCTTCAGCTACCGCAGCGAGCCCTCCTTCATGGAGACCCTCACCAACCGCATCCTCGACGACCTGGTGGAGGCCCTGCGCCCCCGGCGCATGACCGTCACCGGCAATTTCCGCCCGCGCGGCGGCATCGGCATCGTGGTGGAGGCCAGCCACATCGGGTAG
- a CDS encoding 7-carboxy-7-deazaguanine synthase QueE yields MSLEVCEIFHSIQGESTHAGRPCVFVRLSGCNLRCAWCDTPYSWLPGSIMEPGEVVAAVAAHGCGLVEITGGEPLTQPGTPALAALLLERGFEVLVETNGSLPVRSLDDRVAAIIDVKCPSSGMHGRMDRSNWERPRPRDELKFVLADRVDYDYAVEVLRALPRGARPVVFSPVLARLDPAELAAWMLADRLEARLGLQLHKMIWHPEARGV; encoded by the coding sequence ATGTCCCTCGAAGTCTGCGAGATCTTTCATTCCATCCAGGGCGAGTCCACCCACGCCGGACGTCCCTGCGTGTTCGTGCGCCTTTCGGGCTGCAACCTGCGTTGCGCGTGGTGCGACACGCCCTATTCATGGTTGCCGGGGAGCATCATGGAGCCGGGCGAGGTGGTGGCGGCCGTGGCCGCCCACGGCTGCGGGCTGGTGGAGATCACCGGGGGCGAGCCCCTCACCCAGCCTGGCACGCCCGCCCTGGCCGCGCTCCTGCTGGAGCGCGGCTTCGAGGTGCTGGTGGAGACCAACGGAAGCCTGCCGGTGCGGTCGCTGGACGATCGGGTGGCGGCCATCATCGACGTGAAGTGCCCCTCCAGCGGCATGCACGGGCGTATGGACCGCTCCAACTGGGAGCGCCCGCGCCCGCGCGACGAACTGAAGTTCGTGCTGGCCGACCGCGTGGACTACGACTACGCCGTGGAGGTGTTGCGCGCGTTGCCGCGCGGCGCGCGCCCCGTGGTGTTCTCGCCGGTGCTCGCGCGGCTGGACCCGGCGGAACTGGCCGCCTGGATGCTTGCGGACAGGCTGGAGGCCAGGTTGGGCCTGCAGCTGCACAAGATGATCTGGCATCCCGAGGCCCGGGGGGTCTGA
- the queC gene encoding 7-cyano-7-deazaguanine synthase QueC, which yields MKNAIVLFSGGLDSSTCLAIAKAQGFRAYALSFRYGQRHEVELEAARRVAAHLGAAGHLVLDVPLGTIGGSALTADIDVPKDRDVSHMDEGIPVTYVPARNTVFLSLALAWAEVLPSADLFIGVNALDYSGYPDCRPEFVAAFEAMANLATREAVEGRLKISVHAPLMRWHKSRIIEEGMKLGVDYGLTHSCYDPTPQGLACGRCDSCLLRKKGFEEAGVKDPTRYSE from the coding sequence GTGAAGAACGCCATCGTCCTGTTTTCCGGGGGGCTCGACTCCTCCACCTGCCTGGCCATCGCCAAGGCCCAGGGCTTCCGGGCCTACGCCCTGAGCTTCCGCTACGGCCAGCGCCACGAGGTGGAGCTGGAGGCCGCGCGGCGCGTGGCCGCTCACCTGGGCGCGGCCGGGCACCTGGTGCTGGACGTGCCCCTGGGGACCATCGGAGGCTCGGCCCTCACGGCGGACATCGACGTGCCCAAGGACCGCGACGTCTCCCACATGGACGAGGGCATCCCCGTCACCTACGTGCCCGCGCGCAACACGGTGTTCCTCTCGCTGGCCCTGGCCTGGGCCGAGGTGCTGCCCTCGGCGGACCTGTTCATCGGGGTGAACGCCCTGGACTACTCGGGCTACCCGGACTGCCGCCCGGAGTTCGTGGCGGCCTTCGAGGCCATGGCCAACCTGGCCACGCGCGAGGCCGTGGAGGGCCGCCTGAAGATCAGCGTCCACGCGCCGCTCATGCGCTGGCACAAGTCGCGCATCATCGAGGAAGGGATGAAGCTGGGCGTGGACTACGGCCTCACCCACAGCTGCTACGACCCCACCCCCCAGGGCCTGGCCTGCGGCCGCTGCGACTCCTGCCTGCTGCGCAAGAAGGGCTTCGAGGAAGCGGGGGTGAAGGACCCGACGCGGTATAGCGAATGA